From a single Thermothielavioides terrestris NRRL 8126 chromosome 1, complete sequence genomic region:
- a CDS encoding glycosyltransferase family 62 protein (CAZy_ID 269911), whose product MLLPKGGVSWKAARASLPPTRAIWMLLTRTRFLLLVALAGAILLLWRCVRSSASGMQSFYCWGPSKSPMEMTPNEQAAWNAHLRTPVLFNHHAPVEVNSSTVQHVDLNVIKSTTKAVENRERVLILTPLKDAAPHLPRYFELITNLTYPHDLIDLAFLVSDSTDETLAVLAAELDRIQKSGGSVPFRSATVVEKDFGFKLSQAVDDRHGFEIQAPRRKALARARNYLLSTALRPDHSWVYWRDVDIVECPADVLEDFIAHDRDILVPNIWFHRFEDGRDIEGRFDYNSWVESNKARRLASKLSKDDILVEGYKKYYDTGRKHMALMGDWRGNKHEEIELDGIGGVNIIVKADVHRSGINFPCYAFENQAETEGFAKMAKRAGYGVYGLPNYVVWHIDTEEKDDHKY is encoded by the exons ATGCTGCTCCCGAAGGGCGGCGTTAGCTGGAAGGCCGCCAGAGCAAGCCTGCCACCCACGAGGGCGATATGGATGCTGTTGACCAGGACGCGCTTTCTCCTGCTCGTCGCTCTCGCCGGCGCAATACTATTACTATGGCGGTGCGTTCGCAGCTCAGCGTCGGGCATGCAGAG TTTCTACTGCTGGGGCCCGTCAAAGTCACCGATGGAGATGACACCGAACGAGCAAGCGGCTTGGAACGCGCACCTCCGTACACCCGTCCTCTTCAACCACCACGCCCCGGTAGAGGTCAACTCGTCCACTGTCCAACATGTCGACCTGAACGTCATCAAGTCCACGACGAAGGCCGTGGAGAACAGAGAACGCGTGCTCATCCTCACCCCGCTCAAGGATGCAGCTCCTCACCTACCTCGATACTTTGAGCTTATCACCAACCTCACCTACCCCCATGATCTCATCGACCTCGCCTTCCTGGTCAGCGACAGCACCGACGAGaccctcgccgtcctcgccgccgagctcgatAGGATCCAGAAGAGCGGAGGCAGCGTCCCCTTTCGGAGTGCTACGGTGGTCGAGAAGGATTTTGGCTTCAAGCTGAGTCAGGCGGTTGACGACCGCCACGGCTTCGAAATCcaggcgccgcggcgcaaGGCCTTGGCCAGGGCCAGGAACTACCTCCTGTCCACGGCCCTCCGGCCCGACCATTCGTGGGTGTACTGGCGGGACGTGGACATTGTGGAGTGCCCCGCCGACGTTCTCGAGGACTTCATCGCCCATGATCGGGACATCCTCGTTCCTA ACATCTGGTTCCACCGGTTCGAGGACGGTCGCGATATTGAAGGCAGAT TCGATTACAACTCTTGGGTCGAGTCGAATAAGGCTCGTCGGCTTGCCTCGAAGCTGTCAAAGGACGATATTTTGGTTGAGG GCTACAAGAAGTACTACGACACGGGCCGAAAACACATGGCCCTCATGGGTGACTGGCGGGGCAACAAGCACGAGGAGATTGAGCTGgacggcatcggcggcgtcaACATCATTGTCAAGGCAGACGTCCACCGATCGG GAATTAACTTCCCATGTTATGCCTTCGAGAACCAAGCCGAAACAGAAGGCTTCGCGAAGATGGCCAAGCGGGCGGGCTACGGCGTCTACGGCCTGCCCAACTACGTTGTCTGGCACATCGACACCGAGGAGAAGGACGACCACAAGTACTAG